Within Bradymonas sediminis, the genomic segment TTTGGCCATATTTTGCGCCCTGGCGACGCTCGCGCTGGGCGCGTCCCCAACTTTTGCTCAGCAGGGCAACCCCGCGATTTTGGCCGAAATCGAGGACCCGCTGGCGGCGGCCGAGGCCTATCAGCAGCAGCTCTTCACGCGCGTCGCCCCGTCGGTGATCTTCATCGCCCAGGGCGGCAGCTTCGGCTCGGGATTTTTTATCAATGACACCGGCCTCGCCCTGACGAATAAGCATGTGGTCGGCAAGGCGAAGTCGGTGACGGTGGTCTTTCAGGACGGGCGAAAGCGCCAGGCAAAAGTGGTCGAGGTGGCGGGCGATGCGGTCGATCTTGCGCTCATCCAGGTCGATATAAAGTCGTCGCCGGCGCTGGAGCTCAGCGGGTTTAATGACCTGCGTGTGGGCAGCTGGGTCGGCTCGGTCGGCCACGGCAGCGGCGGCATCTGGAGCTTTGCCACCGGCATGGTCTCGAATATCTACGTCTCCAAAGAAGACCGATCGCTCTTTCAGACCCAGATCCCGCTCAACCCCGGCGCCTCGGGCGGCCCGGTCTTTGACCGCAAGGGGCGCGTCGCGGGGGTTGTCACCTCGGGGATCCTCAACACCAATAGCGTCAACTTCGCCATCCGCATTGACGTGGCCTTTGACTCCCTCGAAAAGCTCAGCAAAGACTGCGATTGCCTGACCATCCGCGCCCCCAAAGGGGTGCCGATCTTCGTCAACGGCCGCGCGATCGGCAAAGGCCCGCGCCTGCGCATCACGCCCACTGCGGGCAGCCTCGAGGTGTTCGTGGTCATCGGCGGAAAGATGCAAAAGAAGACGATCAGCTATCCGAAGACGCGCGAAATCACATTCAAATGATGGTCGGCTCCAGGTGAGCGCAACCTCACTCCGCCTCGCCGCGCTTTTTCTCGGCCGGCTTGTCGACATATTCCTCGTCGATCAACAGCCGCAGCGGCGGGGTGTCGAGGTCGTCGTATTGCCCTTTTCGGGTGGCCCAGATGAAGCCGTAGACCGAGGCGGCGCCCAGCAGAAGTGCGAGCGGCAGGATAAAGTAGATGACGTTCATCGGGGCTCTCCTGGGGCGGGGGTCATGGGAAGGGGTGCGGCGGCGGTATCTGCGACGATCGCTTCGGCGGCGGCTGGCTGAAAAGACTTTTGCAGCAGCGACGACGCGATCACGAAGAGCGAGCTAAAAGGCATGGCGACCGCGGCGACCAGCGGGGTGACGAACCCCAGGGCGGCGGCGGTAATTCCGAGCGCGTTATAGACTGCCGAGCCCGCCAGGTTGCGGTGAATGGTGTGCATGACGTGGCCGGTGCCGTCGAGGAGCAGCCCGATCGGGGCGAGTCCCTCGCGGGTGACGAAGATGTCGGCGGCGACCAGGGCGGCCTGGGCGCCATCGAAGACCGCGATGCCGACGTCGGCCTGCTGCATGGCGATGGCGTCGTTGACCCCGTCGCCGACCATGACGATGACCGCCTCGGGCGCCTGGGCGCGCAGGGCCTGGATGAAGTCGCGTTTTTCTTCGGGGGTGACGCCGCCGCGGGTCAACTTCGGATCAACCCCCAATGAGGCCGCCGAGTGGGCGACCAGCTCGGGATGATCGCCCGAGAGGACGCCGACCTGAATACCTCGTTGGCGCAACTTTTCGAGCAGCGCCGGGGTGTCGCTTCGCATGCGATCGCCCATGGAGAGCGCGCAGCGGACCGCGCCGTCGATGGCGACGAAGATCGGCGAGCCGCCCGAGGTGGCGAAGTCGACTTCGAGTTGGCGCCAGCGGGCGATCTTATCGGTTTGATTGCCGCGCTCGAGCAGCCAATCGAGGCGGCCGACGGCGACCTCCTGGCCGCCGATACGCCCCAAAATCCCCGCGCCGATAACCTCTTCGACATCCTCTGCCAGGTGTGCGGGCGGCCAGACCGGGGCGTTTTGATGCGCCCACGCGACCAGCGCGCGTGCGATGGGGTGGGTGCTCTGCATCTCAAGATTTGCAGCGGCAAAGGCCGCCTGTTCGTCGCCCACGCACTCGGCCACGGTCATGCGGCCTTCGGTGAGAGTGCCGGTTTTATCGAAGATAATATGGGTGGCGCGCGCCAGGGATTGGAGCACGTCGTCGTGCTTGATGAAGATGCCCTGGCGCGCGGCGCGGCCGACGCCGACGGTCAGGGCGAGCGGGGTCGCCATTCCGAGGGCGCAGGGGCAAGAGATGACGAGCAAGGCGACCACGTGGGCGATGGCTTGTTCGGGGGCGATCATCGCCCAGACGCCGCCGGTGATCGCGGCCGCGATGAGCACCACCAGCACGAAGATGCCGCCGAGGGTGTCGGCGAGCTGAACGACCGGCGCGCGGCGGCGGTCGCCTTCTTCGACCCAGCGCATCAGGCGCCCGACGTGGGTGTCCTGGCCGGTAGCCTCCACGCGGATGGTCAGGACGGCGCCGAGGTTGGTGACGCCCGCCTCGATCGCCTCGCCCGGGCCGACCGGCTCGGGGCGACTCTCGCCGGTGACGATGGCGCGGTGCAGTGACGAGGCGCCGAGCTCGACGATGCCGTCGGCCGGCACAACGTCGCCGGCGCGCACCTCGATGCGGTCGCGGGCCTGAAGTTGGTCGGCGAGTATTTCTTCGATGGCGCCGTCTTCGCCGATGCGCCGCGCGGTCGTGGGCAGCAGCGACAGCAGGCGGTCGGTGGCCTCGCCGGCGAAGCGTTGCCCGCGCATTTGCAGCCAGCGCGCGGTGAGCAAGGCGGCGATGAGCACAGCCAGCGAGTCGAACCAGACATCGCCGACCCCGCTAAAGGTCGCCACAGCCGAGTGCAACCAGCCGACTAAGAGGCCCAGCGCGATCGGCACGTCCATCGACAGATGCGTCCAGCGCGAGACCCTGGGCGCGCCCGGTTGCGCCGCGAACGCCGGGGCGCGCAGCGACGCCCAGGCGCGCCGAAAGAACACGCCCCCGCCGTAGATCATCGAGATGCTGGCCAGCAGCAAGGACGCCCAGCGCATCAGCCCGGCCAGGCCGGGGTCCTGGACCATATTGAGGCCGCCGTAACCGGCGACCGCCATGATCATAATATTTCCGGAGATTGCCCAACTCACCCCGACGCGTTTGAGCAACGCGCGCTCGGCCTCGCCGGCGCCGCCAAGGCGGTCGGCGCTGAGCGGGTGCGGCATATAGCCAAATTTGGCCAGCCAGCGGGCGGCGTCAGAGAGCTTTACTTTGTCGGGGTCCCAATTCAGCTCCAGGCGCCCGCGCGACAGCGACAGGCGCGAGTCGAGGACGCCGTCGATGGCGGTGGGCATCTTCTCGGTCAGCCAGACACAGCCGGCGCAATGCACGCCCTCCAGGTGCATCTTCACGCGGCGGCTTCCGTCGGGCATCAGCTCGGTTTGGGACTCAATAAACGCCGGATCGTCGAGGTAGGCAAAGCCCTGCTGGCCGCGCTCGACGCCGCGCGGAGTCTCACCGAGCGCGCCCATCCCCTGAAATTGATAGAAATTTTCGAGCCCGCCTTCGTGGATCGCGTGATAAACGGCCTCGCAACCCACGCAACAAAAGGCGGGCTCATCATCCTCGCGGCGCGGCGCCGGGAGCCCGCAATGCGCGCAGGGCGTCATCGGGGATGGCTTATTCATCGAATACGATGCCGATGTTGGAGCATCACAGGACGCCCGTCGAATTCACCCTCGACGATGACATCCCAGACGCCGGCGCGCATGGCCGGATGCTCGAATCGATAGACGCCCGGCTCATCGTTGACCGGCAGAAGCTCCACCAGCGCGACGTCGTCGGCGAGCTGGGGGCGGCGCAGGTGAAGCTTGGCGACCAGGCCGTCGACCGGCTTTTGGTCCGCGCCGGTCACCACGAGGCGGCCCGGCTGCTCGGGCTCAAGCTCAAACGCCAGGGTCCACCCGCGCGCTGCGCTCTCGCTGCGCACCGCCGCGTATTCATCCCAGGAGATCGACCTCTCATAATAGTCGTCGACCACCTGCGCGCCCCCGTCGGAGCGCACGGCGAGCACCAGGATGACGTTGACCACCAGGGTCATGCCCAGCAGCGCGAAGATCATCGCCGGGTAGCGGATATTTGAGGGCACTTGTATCATTCGGAATCTCCAGAAGGACCGATGAGGTTAAAACGAGCTTGCTCCACGCGACCATCGTCACTGCGGACCTCAAAGAGCGCGGAGACGTTGCCGTCCTCGAAGGCCTCGCGCGGCACGGTCACGAAGCTGCCGATGCGGGTATGTCGGCCTCTTTTCAGCTCAATCGGGGTCGCGCCGATGACGCGGATCTCGGCGCCCTCAGGCTCCACGACCTTGATCTCAACCTGGCTATCCTGCTCGCGGTCTTGCAGGCGAAAGCGCAGGTTATTGCCGATGCCGTCGCCCATGGCCATATAGGGCACGTTGACCTCGCGGCCGACGTCGATGTCGATGGTGCTTCGCCCCATCAACACGCTAACAAAGCTGATGAGCAAAGCAGTCCACAAGACACCGTAAATCACCGTGCGCGGGCGCAGCAGCTTGGCGCCTTTGCCCTCGAGAATATTCTCGCTGGTGTAGCGGATCAGCCCGACCGGCTTGTCCACCCCGATCATGATGGCGTCGCAGGCGTCCATGCATTGGGTGCACCCGATGCACTCCATCTGCAGGCCGTCGCGGATGTCGATGCCGGTTGGGCACGTTCGCACGCAGGCGCCGCAGTCGATGCAATCGCCCAGGTTGAGCTTGATGCCAGCCTTCTCCTCTTTGCGCTGCTTGCGGTTTCGGCGCCCGCGCGGCTCGCCGCGAGACGGGTCGTAGGACACGATCATCGAGTCGCTGTCGATGAGCACCGATTGCAGGCGCGCGTAGGGGCAGGCCAGGGTGCACATCTGCTCGCGGAAGAACGCGAAGTCAAAGAGGATCAACCCGGTGGTCATGGCCATCATCACGAAGAAGGCCCAGTTGTCCTGCGGGGGTTGGCGCACCCACAGCAGCAGGCTCTCCCAACTGACAAAATACGCCACAAAGGTGTGCGCAAGGCCCAGCGCGATGACCAGATAGATGCTGTATTTGAGCACCTTTCGCCAGGCCTTGTCGAAGTTCATCGGCCCCTCGTCTCGCCGCTTGCGCTTCATCTCGCGCCCCTCAATGAGCCGCTCGATGGGGCGGAAGACGAACTCAAGGTACACGGTCTGCGGGCAA encodes:
- the ccoG gene encoding cytochrome c oxidase accessory protein CcoG, which codes for MNAEKSNAHGIVESPEEVLSTLSADGKRRWLYPVLSVGKFWKSRRVVGWFFILIFTLFPIIKVDGKPAIFLDLLHREFTFFGLTLYSTDTILLMLFLLLILGAVFVGTALLGRVWCGWGCPQTVYLEFVFRPIERLIEGREMKRKRRDEGPMNFDKAWRKVLKYSIYLVIALGLAHTFVAYFVSWESLLLWVRQPPQDNWAFFVMMAMTTGLILFDFAFFREQMCTLACPYARLQSVLIDSDSMIVSYDPSRGEPRGRRNRKQRKEEKAGIKLNLGDCIDCGACVRTCPTGIDIRDGLQMECIGCTQCMDACDAIMIGVDKPVGLIRYTSENILEGKGAKLLRPRTVIYGVLWTALLISFVSVLMGRSTIDIDVGREVNVPYMAMGDGIGNNLRFRLQDREQDSQVEIKVVEPEGAEIRVIGATPIELKRGRHTRIGSFVTVPREAFEDGNVSALFEVRSDDGRVEQARFNLIGPSGDSE
- a CDS encoding S1C family serine protease; its protein translation is MAIFCALATLALGASPTFAQQGNPAILAEIEDPLAAAEAYQQQLFTRVAPSVIFIAQGGSFGSGFFINDTGLALTNKHVVGKAKSVTVVFQDGRKRQAKVVEVAGDAVDLALIQVDIKSSPALELSGFNDLRVGSWVGSVGHGSGGIWSFATGMVSNIYVSKEDRSLFQTQIPLNPGASGGPVFDRKGRVAGVVTSGILNTNSVNFAIRIDVAFDSLEKLSKDCDCLTIRAPKGVPIFVNGRAIGKGPRLRITPTAGSLEVFVVIGGKMQKKTISYPKTREITFK
- the ccoS gene encoding cbb3-type cytochrome oxidase assembly protein CcoS — translated: MNVIYFILPLALLLGAASVYGFIWATRKGQYDDLDTPPLRLLIDEEYVDKPAEKKRGEAE
- a CDS encoding FixH family protein, which produces MIQVPSNIRYPAMIFALLGMTLVVNVILVLAVRSDGGAQVVDDYYERSISWDEYAAVRSESAARGWTLAFELEPEQPGRLVVTGADQKPVDGLVAKLHLRRPQLADDVALVELLPVNDEPGVYRFEHPAMRAGVWDVIVEGEFDGRPVMLQHRHRIR
- a CDS encoding heavy metal translocating P-type ATPase, giving the protein MNKPSPMTPCAHCGLPAPRREDDEPAFCCVGCEAVYHAIHEGGLENFYQFQGMGALGETPRGVERGQQGFAYLDDPAFIESQTELMPDGSRRVKMHLEGVHCAGCVWLTEKMPTAIDGVLDSRLSLSRGRLELNWDPDKVKLSDAARWLAKFGYMPHPLSADRLGGAGEAERALLKRVGVSWAISGNIMIMAVAGYGGLNMVQDPGLAGLMRWASLLLASISMIYGGGVFFRRAWASLRAPAFAAQPGAPRVSRWTHLSMDVPIALGLLVGWLHSAVATFSGVGDVWFDSLAVLIAALLTARWLQMRGQRFAGEATDRLLSLLPTTARRIGEDGAIEEILADQLQARDRIEVRAGDVVPADGIVELGASSLHRAIVTGESRPEPVGPGEAIEAGVTNLGAVLTIRVEATGQDTHVGRLMRWVEEGDRRRAPVVQLADTLGGIFVLVVLIAAAITGGVWAMIAPEQAIAHVVALLVISCPCALGMATPLALTVGVGRAARQGIFIKHDDVLQSLARATHIIFDKTGTLTEGRMTVAECVGDEQAAFAAANLEMQSTHPIARALVAWAHQNAPVWPPAHLAEDVEEVIGAGILGRIGGQEVAVGRLDWLLERGNQTDKIARWRQLEVDFATSGGSPIFVAIDGAVRCALSMGDRMRSDTPALLEKLRQRGIQVGVLSGDHPELVAHSAASLGVDPKLTRGGVTPEEKRDFIQALRAQAPEAVIVMVGDGVNDAIAMQQADVGIAVFDGAQAALVAADIFVTREGLAPIGLLLDGTGHVMHTIHRNLAGSAVYNALGITAAALGFVTPLVAAVAMPFSSLFVIASSLLQKSFQPAAAEAIVADTAAAPLPMTPAPGEPR